In one Nitrososphaera viennensis EN76 genomic region, the following are encoded:
- a CDS encoding HIT family protein, translating into MLHQDSNCIFCKIVSGQIPARVVKQNDRAMAFLDAFPLAAGHVLVVPKAHFQKIQDMGAPDARAVFDLVHKITGRIESAAGTSASTIAVHNGKEAGQEVPHVHVHIIPRKPGDGAGPVHSMFKNRPRLSAQEMDALLGKMME; encoded by the coding sequence ATGCTGCATCAAGATTCAAACTGCATCTTTTGCAAGATAGTGTCGGGCCAGATCCCTGCGAGGGTCGTGAAGCAAAACGACAGGGCGATGGCGTTTCTCGATGCCTTTCCGCTTGCCGCAGGCCATGTACTCGTTGTGCCAAAGGCGCATTTCCAAAAAATCCAGGACATGGGAGCGCCCGACGCTCGGGCGGTTTTTGATCTCGTGCATAAAATCACCGGCAGGATCGAGTCTGCGGCCGGCACGAGCGCGTCAACGATCGCAGTCCACAACGGAAAAGAAGCAGGGCAGGAGGTACCGCACGTACACGTCCACATCATACCTAGAAAGCCTGGCGACGGAGCCGGCCCGGTGCACTCGATGTTCAAGAACAGGCCAAGGCTGTCAGCGCAAGAGATGGACGCGCTGCTTGGCAAGATGATGGAGTGA
- a CDS encoding helix-turn-helix domain-containing protein has protein sequence MFLTAGISGIIGLITITFRLPSSFLLRASPGSGPAGQGGGYIDPRFKRVLWYLIASSRGGVNRAKIIDMLNGRPANANQIASELKLDYKTVLHHLKVLTENGMIITENKEMYGATYFLTPLMEKNYASFQEILARVKKG, from the coding sequence ATGTTTCTAACGGCGGGCATTTCGGGCATCATTGGCCTCATTACCATCACCTTTCGCCTGCCGTCGTCATTTCTTCTGCGCGCGTCGCCCGGCAGCGGCCCTGCGGGGCAGGGCGGCGGATATATCGACCCGCGCTTCAAGCGCGTGCTGTGGTACCTGATAGCAAGCAGCAGGGGAGGCGTCAACCGCGCCAAGATAATCGACATGCTAAACGGCCGGCCGGCAAACGCAAACCAGATCGCGTCGGAACTGAAACTCGACTACAAGACCGTGCTCCACCACCTCAAGGTGCTCACGGAAAACGGCATGATAATCACCGAGAACAAAGAGATGTACGGCGCCACCTACTTTCTGACGCCGCTCATGGAAAAGAACTATGCGTCGTTCCAGGAGATACTGGCCAGGGTAAAGAAGGGGTGA
- the sat gene encoding sulfate adenylyltransferase, which translates to MALQPHGGRLVSRFSNSSLDGMLAVEVSNDLRSDIENIADGIFSPLEGFVGQDDFGSIVKTGRLKSGLAWTVPIVLDLDEQAAKSARQAGEIALAVSGEKFASLKIEEVYTFDRLASAKAVYGTDDPNHPGVAKMANMKSHLVGGRIEVSKRIPQGQIRKYRKTPKDTREEMAQRGWKTVVGFQTRNVPHVAHEMLQKAALNLYDGLFVNPLIGKKKQGDFKDEVILSAYETLINNYYPKDRAMFVTLHTEMRYAGPKEAIHHAIMRKNFGCTHFIVGRDHAGVGSYYHPFAAHEIFKDYPDIEIQPVFFPAFYYCKKCLSYANERNCPHGPEVREELSGTKMRKMVSSGEIPAEHLMRPEISKLIVSFKEPFVS; encoded by the coding sequence ATGGCTTTGCAACCACACGGCGGAAGGCTGGTAAGCAGGTTCTCAAATTCAAGCCTTGACGGCATGCTTGCTGTCGAGGTTTCAAATGACCTGAGAAGCGACATCGAGAACATTGCCGACGGCATTTTCAGCCCCCTCGAGGGCTTTGTCGGCCAGGACGACTTTGGCAGCATCGTAAAGACAGGCAGGCTGAAAAGCGGCCTTGCATGGACGGTCCCGATAGTGCTCGACCTTGACGAGCAGGCCGCAAAAAGCGCCAGGCAGGCCGGCGAGATCGCACTTGCAGTCTCGGGAGAAAAGTTTGCGTCCCTGAAAATAGAGGAGGTATACACGTTTGACAGGCTTGCCTCTGCCAAGGCAGTCTATGGCACCGACGACCCCAACCACCCGGGAGTTGCCAAGATGGCAAACATGAAGAGCCACCTTGTAGGCGGCAGGATAGAGGTTTCAAAGAGAATTCCACAGGGTCAGATAAGGAAGTACAGAAAGACGCCAAAGGATACGAGAGAGGAGATGGCGCAGCGCGGCTGGAAGACAGTAGTCGGCTTTCAAACGCGAAACGTGCCGCACGTTGCGCACGAGATGCTGCAAAAGGCCGCGCTCAACCTGTACGACGGGCTTTTCGTGAACCCGCTCATCGGCAAGAAAAAGCAGGGCGATTTCAAGGACGAGGTGATACTTTCTGCATACGAGACTCTCATCAACAACTATTACCCAAAGGACCGCGCCATGTTCGTCACCTTGCATACAGAGATGAGGTATGCCGGGCCCAAGGAGGCGATACACCATGCAATCATGAGAAAGAACTTTGGCTGCACGCACTTTATTGTCGGGCGCGACCACGCCGGGGTCGGCAGCTACTACCACCCCTTTGCAGCACACGAGATATTCAAGGACTACCCCGACATAGAGATACAGCCGGTGTTCTTTCCAGCGTTCTACTACTGCAAGAAATGCCTCAGCTATGCCAACGAGCGCAACTGCCCCCACGGCCCCGAGGTCAGGGAGGAATTGAGCGGCACAAAGATGAGAAAGATGGTCAGCTCCGGCGAGATACCGGCGGAGCACCTGATGAGGCCGGAAATATCAAAGCTGATAGTGTCGTTCAAGGAACCTTTTGTGTCCTAG
- a CDS encoding TlpA family protein disulfide reductase — protein MTDNKKKYVVIGGAVAAAVIIAVVASSFSSQASSGSGLTTASGKENVQGLQVGDSAPGFSLRDPEKGSITKQTFAGKPVLIFFTTTWCTPCQIGAQNLARLDDKTGGNAFNVLIVFVDPRETDQQYIDWKDRYGRSDWYVAESEQMPQEYKVRYLDTKYVFDSNGIIKWVDVNPLEYSKAKQVLEPFLA, from the coding sequence ATGACCGACAATAAGAAGAAGTATGTAGTCATAGGAGGAGCTGTAGCAGCCGCAGTGATAATAGCAGTTGTAGCATCGAGCTTTTCATCACAGGCCTCCAGCGGATCAGGCCTCACCACCGCTTCAGGAAAAGAAAATGTTCAAGGATTGCAGGTTGGCGACTCTGCCCCTGGCTTCAGCCTCAGAGATCCTGAAAAGGGCAGCATAACAAAGCAAACATTTGCAGGCAAGCCAGTGCTTATTTTCTTTACAACAACATGGTGCACTCCATGCCAGATAGGAGCTCAGAACCTTGCAAGACTTGATGATAAGACAGGCGGAAATGCGTTCAATGTATTGATAGTGTTTGTAGACCCGAGAGAGACAGATCAGCAATATATTGACTGGAAAGACAGGTATGGCAGGAGCGATTGGTATGTTGCGGAAAGCGAACAGATGCCACAGGAATACAAGGTGCGATATCTTGATACAAAATATGTATTTGACAGCAATGGCATAATAAAATGGGTAGATGTCAACCCGCTTGAATATTCAAAAGCAAAGCAGGTGCTCGAACCGTTTCTTGCGTAG
- a CDS encoding HAD family hydrolase, whose product MSKQPFVFFDLGQTLVTEWDFINHFDGKFLELLNGYGARIDMRNYRAVRDNIIRDRRIGNGSVRELVIEICRAILPSGYENAIVRRIDPEVKAGRKELFRFADGAEQVVKELSQNKKCDLGIIANQSEDIVSLLQGAGLDKYFKVTAISGAVRMKKPDPRIFQLALKEAGREAQECIMVGDRLDTDVCPANRLGMATIRVTDSLFALQEPREDCERPAYTIAKLTEVPATVEKIISRK is encoded by the coding sequence ATGTCCAAGCAGCCGTTCGTGTTCTTTGACCTCGGCCAGACGCTGGTCACGGAATGGGATTTCATCAACCACTTTGACGGCAAGTTCTTGGAATTGTTAAACGGCTATGGCGCAAGGATTGACATGCGCAACTACCGCGCTGTTCGCGACAACATAATCCGCGATCGCAGGATAGGAAATGGAAGCGTAAGAGAGCTCGTAATCGAGATCTGCAGGGCCATTCTGCCCTCCGGCTATGAAAATGCAATAGTGCGGAGGATAGACCCAGAAGTCAAGGCGGGCAGGAAAGAGTTGTTCCGGTTTGCAGACGGCGCAGAGCAGGTTGTAAAGGAACTGTCGCAAAATAAAAAATGCGACCTTGGCATAATCGCAAACCAGTCGGAAGACATTGTCTCGCTCTTGCAGGGCGCAGGCCTTGACAAGTACTTTAAAGTCACGGCGATATCAGGAGCAGTCAGGATGAAAAAGCCTGACCCGCGCATATTCCAGCTTGCACTGAAAGAGGCAGGAAGGGAGGCGCAGGAATGCATCATGGTAGGAGACAGGCTTGACACAGACGTGTGCCCGGCAAACAGGCTGGGCATGGCCACGATAAGGGTCACCGATTCGCTCTTTGCGCTGCAAGAACCCCGCGAGGACTGCGAGCGCCCGGCCTACACTATTGCCAAACTGACCGAAGTCCCGGCGACGGTGGAAAAAATTATTAGCAGAAAATAG
- the merB gene encoding organomercurial lyase yields the protein MAKTMRNSRVKTANNVEQAFDKILTGIYESLGSERRRIVGQTWQLLVNGCPVPPDEVAMRLGISPDSMTSTLRGFGAEFDKEGNIVGLGLTLVPTPHVYEVDGRRLYTWCAADALAFPVMLKQNANIESPDPVTGKKIRISVTPDRVEKVDPKSAVVSWVKNIDVKNIRGSGCNNVNFFSSPETASKWIAEHPDQTFYSANDVYKTLKEIHLHKYQDIMSGCKMC from the coding sequence ATGGCAAAAACCATGAGAAACAGTAGAGTGAAAACAGCAAATAACGTAGAGCAAGCATTTGATAAGATTCTAACAGGTATCTATGAAAGTCTGGGTTCAGAGCGACGACGTATCGTCGGTCAGACCTGGCAGCTCTTGGTAAATGGCTGCCCTGTGCCTCCTGATGAAGTAGCGATGCGCCTTGGAATATCTCCAGACAGTATGACCTCTACACTTAGAGGGTTTGGAGCAGAATTTGACAAGGAAGGCAACATAGTAGGGCTTGGGCTGACTTTGGTTCCAACTCCACATGTCTACGAGGTTGACGGTCGAAGGCTGTATACATGGTGCGCAGCAGACGCATTGGCTTTCCCGGTCATGCTCAAACAAAATGCCAACATAGAATCCCCTGACCCCGTAACCGGCAAGAAAATCCGCATCAGTGTAACGCCTGACAGAGTAGAGAAAGTTGATCCCAAGAGCGCCGTTGTATCATGGGTAAAGAACATAGATGTTAAAAACATCCGGGGAAGCGGCTGCAATAATGTCAACTTCTTCAGCTCACCTGAAACAGCGTCCAAATGGATAGCGGAGCATCCTGACCAGACGTTCTATTCGGCAAACGATGTTTACAAAACCCTCAAAGAAATACACCTCCACAAGTATCAGGACATAATGTCGGGCTGCAAGATGTGCTGA
- a CDS encoding SelD-related putative sulfur metabolism protein, with amino-acid sequence MSNNFWQNVEQYRKLGADPLRWASPCSLEADPHIVKSALAEVRRSTIKITSPFWFDTYFHIEGKEPELTRRVYDPVNPVVDKEVEVKRALAMLRVHSAAAESPQVLAETLGKFFSVFRAKVAVTSAPVATTEHPDAQFALLDYIELRRGNKDGYMPALSSFEQVTDIIKAPDDEVHVKIALTDAIERLNLLGCGNSALFKFFPIYDAPAEEMLDRIRTNLDAFMSRYNLVMEDYSSLKRGRLFYGTSAVAITNKELPTRYEQVEEGMEVMITNKFGGLAAVSLHALALSDPANAAKFEQAGVSLPDLTAARDEALKSMSEPHFALGKIVSKYCPDFGQGYDRGAHITAVYPVGARGVFALGALAELASAHIAVNELPVRHDEIARLATKESLVENSTASQHGCHIIVGTKDVLNLVAEELRQHHFAPERIGFIAKKGAPSVAIEKGAGQYVAQKAKLARLLLKPAG; translated from the coding sequence TTGTCTAATAATTTTTGGCAAAATGTAGAGCAATACAGGAAGCTGGGCGCCGATCCGCTGCGCTGGGCTTCGCCCTGCTCGCTGGAGGCAGACCCGCATATTGTGAAGAGCGCGCTTGCGGAGGTCAGGCGCAGCACGATAAAGATAACATCGCCTTTCTGGTTCGACACTTACTTCCATATCGAAGGAAAAGAGCCCGAGCTGACAAGGCGCGTCTATGATCCAGTAAACCCTGTCGTGGACAAGGAGGTGGAGGTCAAGAGGGCGCTTGCGATGCTGCGCGTGCACTCTGCCGCTGCCGAGTCTCCGCAGGTGCTTGCAGAAACGCTGGGCAAGTTCTTTTCGGTTTTCCGGGCCAAGGTGGCCGTGACAAGCGCACCTGTTGCAACCACAGAGCATCCTGACGCCCAGTTTGCACTGCTCGATTACATTGAATTGCGCCGCGGCAACAAGGACGGCTACATGCCTGCGCTGTCGTCGTTTGAGCAGGTGACAGACATCATAAAAGCGCCAGACGACGAAGTGCACGTCAAGATCGCGCTGACCGACGCGATAGAGCGCCTGAACCTGCTTGGCTGCGGCAACTCGGCGCTGTTCAAGTTCTTTCCCATATACGATGCGCCTGCCGAAGAGATGCTCGACAGGATCCGCACGAACCTCGACGCGTTCATGTCGCGCTACAACCTTGTCATGGAAGACTATAGCTCGCTCAAGCGCGGCAGGCTGTTCTACGGCACAAGCGCAGTCGCGATTACGAACAAGGAGCTCCCGACGCGCTACGAGCAGGTGGAGGAGGGGATGGAAGTAATGATAACAAATAAGTTTGGCGGGCTTGCGGCAGTCAGCCTGCACGCCCTTGCGCTTTCCGACCCTGCCAATGCTGCAAAATTCGAGCAGGCCGGCGTCTCCCTGCCTGACCTGACAGCGGCAAGGGACGAGGCGCTAAAGAGCATGAGCGAGCCCCACTTTGCGCTGGGCAAGATAGTCTCAAAATACTGCCCTGACTTTGGGCAAGGGTACGATAGGGGCGCGCACATCACCGCCGTCTACCCTGTAGGCGCAAGAGGCGTATTTGCACTAGGCGCCCTTGCAGAACTGGCAAGCGCCCACATTGCGGTAAACGAGCTTCCTGTAAGGCATGACGAGATTGCAAGGCTTGCCACAAAAGAGTCGCTCGTGGAAAACTCGACTGCGTCGCAGCACGGCTGCCACATTATAGTCGGCACAAAGGATGTGCTGAACCTCGTGGCAGAGGAGCTGCGCCAGCACCACTTTGCTCCCGAAAGGATCGGCTTTATCGCAAAAAAGGGCGCGCCGTCAGTCGCAATTGAAAAGGGCGCAGGTCAGTACGTGGCGCAAAAGGCAAAACTTGCACGCCTGTTGTTAAAGCCGGCGGGTTAA
- a CDS encoding HFX_2341 family transcriptional regulator domain-containing protein: MSQQQMTTLQIATFGGEGQEGIAAGIRNFPVHQLVLLCYNSDRQKAEEFARKLRAVLGLTVTISLVTRENVIRNTMERVSEILNSIRQKEFKQVLMNVSCGDKLMGCAALSAAFINGIKAFGMDSATGEPLLMPVLKLSYSEIISEAKIRILNAIHSAGGSIESLDQLEQVSGYGKPLLSYHVMDSRESKGLADLGLLEVEKGDRGKISAKLTTLGKLLVTSSAISSAPATTG, encoded by the coding sequence ATGTCGCAGCAGCAAATGACCACGCTCCAGATAGCAACCTTTGGAGGCGAAGGTCAGGAAGGCATCGCCGCCGGCATCAGGAATTTCCCCGTACACCAGCTGGTGCTCCTGTGCTACAACTCTGACAGGCAGAAGGCAGAAGAGTTTGCAAGGAAGCTCCGGGCCGTCCTTGGCCTGACAGTCACGATAAGCCTGGTCACACGGGAAAACGTCATCAGGAATACGATGGAAAGGGTAAGTGAAATCCTCAACAGCATCCGCCAAAAAGAGTTCAAGCAGGTCCTCATGAACGTAAGCTGCGGGGACAAGCTGATGGGGTGCGCGGCGCTGTCTGCGGCTTTTATCAACGGGATCAAGGCATTCGGGATGGATTCTGCCACCGGCGAGCCGCTGCTCATGCCGGTGCTGAAACTCAGCTACAGCGAAATAATCTCTGAAGCAAAAATCAGGATACTGAATGCCATACACAGCGCAGGCGGCTCTATCGAGAGCCTGGATCAGCTCGAGCAGGTATCCGGCTATGGCAAGCCCCTGCTCAGCTACCACGTGATGGACTCGCGTGAATCAAAGGGGCTTGCGGACCTCGGCCTGCTTGAGGTGGAAAAAGGCGACAGGGGCAAGATATCTGCCAAGCTGACCACGCTTGGCAAGCTGCTGGTCACAAGCAGCGCCATCAGCAGCGCCCCCGCCACTACAGGTTAG
- a CDS encoding NAD(P)/FAD-dependent oxidoreductase, translated as MSGQRDYDIIVAGGGLAGMIVGTSAAYYSKQKLKILVIDRNTFPQQGMKTISGWVCGDAVGKNTVDYMAERIHINWGNPEIEHPVKGVVAFSPDHETRVAFDGEGYILNRKMLPQRQMADCKKMGVEFKERVAIRSLIIEDNAVIGVEGEDLANKAPFKKTARLVVDCTGVTSVLRTNFPIKSYIERRIDRDDLEATGRYIYNFELANDDKTYFDPDYCIIHLDQKLAPGGYGWVFPKGKTKVNIGLGVQQKAFEARNKEMGVNPNLTTLINEYVQANPAIKNPTLADGEMDDGNAWGTWQVSVRRQNDCMVSNGYMLVGDSAWMPKPLDAGGIGPAIIAATIAGKDAVEAIEANDTSERNLWKYNKHFINDYGYKTAGLEVFRRMLQGLTNDQINYGMKHFLSKMDIDKITKGEHPEFSTVDKLGMMIRGAMNKKLAEDLRYCANINKKLTDHYFNYPETPDGFSAWQKTLHGMLQEAFAKYK; from the coding sequence ATGTCCGGACAGCGTGACTATGACATTATCGTGGCAGGCGGCGGCCTTGCAGGCATGATAGTCGGCACCTCTGCCGCGTATTATTCCAAGCAAAAACTGAAAATACTGGTAATCGACAGGAACACTTTTCCCCAGCAGGGAATGAAGACTATCTCCGGCTGGGTGTGCGGCGACGCGGTGGGCAAGAACACCGTCGACTATATGGCAGAGCGCATCCACATCAACTGGGGCAATCCGGAGATCGAGCACCCTGTCAAAGGAGTGGTCGCGTTCTCGCCGGACCACGAGACCCGGGTCGCGTTTGACGGCGAAGGATACATCCTGAACCGCAAGATGCTCCCGCAGCGCCAGATGGCAGATTGCAAAAAGATGGGAGTCGAGTTCAAAGAACGCGTCGCGATACGCTCTCTCATTATTGAGGACAACGCCGTGATTGGGGTCGAGGGCGAGGATCTTGCCAACAAGGCTCCCTTCAAGAAGACTGCCAGGCTGGTAGTCGACTGCACGGGCGTAACCTCTGTGCTCCGCACAAACTTTCCGATAAAGTCGTACATCGAGCGCAGGATCGACCGCGACGACCTTGAAGCAACAGGCCGCTATATCTACAATTTCGAGCTTGCAAACGACGACAAGACCTATTTCGATCCGGATTACTGCATCATTCATCTGGATCAAAAGCTTGCGCCGGGAGGCTATGGCTGGGTCTTTCCAAAGGGCAAGACCAAGGTCAATATCGGCCTTGGCGTGCAGCAAAAGGCGTTTGAGGCGCGCAACAAGGAGATGGGCGTAAACCCGAACCTTACAACGCTCATAAACGAGTACGTGCAGGCAAACCCGGCCATAAAGAACCCGACGCTTGCAGACGGGGAGATGGACGACGGCAACGCGTGGGGCACGTGGCAGGTGTCTGTAAGGCGCCAGAACGACTGCATGGTGTCAAACGGCTACATGCTGGTGGGCGACTCGGCTTGGATGCCCAAGCCGCTTGATGCGGGAGGCATCGGCCCGGCGATAATCGCCGCGACAATCGCAGGCAAGGACGCCGTCGAGGCGATAGAGGCCAACGACACTTCAGAGCGCAACCTGTGGAAGTATAACAAGCATTTCATTAACGACTATGGCTACAAGACGGCCGGCCTCGAAGTGTTCAGGAGGATGCTGCAGGGCCTGACGAACGACCAGATAAACTATGGCATGAAGCACTTTTTGTCAAAGATGGACATCGACAAGATAACCAAGGGCGAGCACCCAGAGTTCAGCACGGTCGACAAGCTGGGCATGATGATAAGGGGTGCCATGAACAAGAAACTTGCAGAGGACCTGCGCTACTGCGCCAACATCAACAAAAAGCTCACGGACCACTACTTCAACTACCCCGAGACGCCCGACGGCTTTTCCGCGTGGCAAAAGACGCTCCACGGCATGCTGCAGGAAGCGTTTGCCAAGTACAAGTAA
- a CDS encoding helix-turn-helix domain-containing protein: MRRVTLEFNYQDAWKQIFGYNYGKVEILEALRCFRCDTQGLALICRIRLKDKSMDAKDLVGNGLLTNLEVLYREKDGSLVVFIEGETIVPPSPGSIHRPRLLMARPPEFLDVNRMKAELIGREIEIKKFLQYANRLSNTYKILGLTSVNTKPESPLSKLTLKQRQALLTAYALGYYDVPRRISSEQLSEHLNADKSTVVEHLRKAERKLIASIIAG, translated from the coding sequence ATGCGGCGCGTAACTCTGGAGTTCAACTATCAAGACGCATGGAAGCAAATCTTTGGTTACAATTACGGCAAGGTCGAGATCCTTGAGGCTCTCAGGTGCTTCAGGTGCGATACTCAGGGTCTAGCCCTTATCTGCAGGATAAGATTGAAGGATAAGAGTATGGATGCGAAGGATTTGGTAGGCAATGGGCTTCTTACAAATTTAGAGGTTCTTTACAGGGAAAAGGACGGGTCACTGGTTGTCTTCATCGAAGGAGAGACAATTGTTCCCCCGTCGCCAGGAAGTATCCATCGGCCCAGATTGCTAATGGCTCGCCCGCCAGAATTTTTGGATGTAAACAGAATGAAGGCAGAGTTGATAGGCAGGGAGATTGAAATAAAGAAGTTCCTTCAATATGCGAACAGGCTATCCAATACGTACAAGATCCTTGGGCTCACTTCTGTTAATACGAAACCAGAATCGCCCCTATCAAAGCTGACCCTTAAGCAAAGGCAGGCGCTTCTCACGGCTTATGCTCTGGGCTACTATGATGTTCCACGGAGGATTTCTTCGGAACAGCTCTCTGAACATCTAAATGCTGACAAGTCTACTGTAGTTGAACACTTGAGAAAGGCTGAAAGAAAGCTCATTGCCAGCATCATTGCTGGCTAA
- a CDS encoding phosphoadenylyl-sulfate reductase, whose protein sequence is MRFTAAQVEQLAKDFESKTAQQMLEWALEKFGPKVGLASSFGAEDVAIIDMMVKISKEKTHVFTLETGRLNQETYDVMDDIRARYGIGITAYFPDQKEVEEMIRARGMNLMYASVENRKLCCEIRKVHPLNRALASLDGWITGLRRDQAATRADTKKIEIDSAHGGIIKLNPIADWTSEMVWDYIKKNNVPYNKLHDMGYPSIGCEPCTRAVEPGEDPRAGRWWWENAAHKECGLHFDPVKMKKKK, encoded by the coding sequence ATGAGGTTTACCGCTGCACAGGTCGAGCAGCTGGCCAAGGACTTTGAGAGCAAGACAGCCCAGCAGATGCTGGAGTGGGCCCTTGAAAAGTTCGGCCCCAAAGTTGGCCTTGCCTCGAGTTTCGGGGCAGAGGACGTCGCCATCATCGACATGATGGTCAAGATCAGTAAAGAAAAAACACACGTTTTCACTCTGGAGACAGGTCGCCTCAACCAGGAAACCTACGACGTTATGGACGACATTCGCGCCCGCTACGGCATTGGAATAACGGCATACTTTCCAGACCAAAAAGAAGTCGAGGAGATGATAAGGGCGAGGGGGATGAACCTCATGTACGCAAGCGTCGAGAACAGAAAGCTATGCTGCGAGATACGCAAGGTCCACCCGCTCAACAGGGCGCTTGCAAGCCTGGACGGCTGGATAACTGGCCTGCGAAGGGATCAGGCAGCAACGAGGGCCGACACGAAAAAGATAGAAATTGACAGCGCGCACGGCGGCATAATCAAGCTAAACCCGATAGCAGACTGGACGTCTGAAATGGTCTGGGACTATATCAAAAAGAACAACGTCCCATACAACAAGCTGCACGACATGGGCTACCCAAGCATCGGCTGCGAGCCGTGCACGAGGGCGGTAGAGCCAGGAGAGGACCCGCGCGCAGGTAGGTGGTGGTGGGAAAACGCCGCGCACAAAGAGTGCGGGCTCCACTTTGACCCGGTGAAAATGAAGAAGAAAAAGTGA
- a CDS encoding DUF3179 domain-containing protein has product MQQRRLGYMERNALAKSLLAGGITMSLYLLVVVLTTPSLPALSAIQAAFSANPVVIGGTSMAVAAQTLFASYGRSLGCNLEKRSSRFSAGSGSAVGSFFSFFSLVPLGCCGSWLLLLSFLPSVFGTAVSAFLVDYSKPLSYVATASVLGLAALNGVKLYRRISKMAPRPPAGIVKPLAILVGSIVLSVVVIASAAAAIYQQQLLSNDATAAATDDRPAAFLMVPPDKIVNGGPPRDGIPSIDNPKFVSVKDAKLEDSDLVLGLEINGDIRAYPLRIMVWHEVVNDHVGGVPVAVTYCPLCFTNQVFKRTVGDAVVEFGTSGKLYNSNLVMYDRTSESLWSQALGQGIAGKYAGVKLERVPFDLAYWKDWKELHLQSKVLSQDTGYGRPYGSDPYGDYYTSPDILFPVSHRDDRLGSKEIVIGLENSGTFKAYKLQDVEDKHVINDEIDAKPVALFSVYSFGARLFDRTLLDDDDNDGDGKVVLDFRYQDGKIMDAQTSSVWDFDGRAIEGPLKGKQLSRLPFDEGFWFEWAAFHPETELHS; this is encoded by the coding sequence TTGCAGCAGCGGCGCCTGGGCTACATGGAAAGAAATGCGCTGGCAAAGAGTCTGCTAGCAGGCGGCATAACGATGTCCCTGTACCTGCTTGTAGTCGTGCTGACTACTCCAAGCCTCCCTGCCCTTTCAGCCATCCAGGCTGCTTTTTCGGCAAACCCTGTTGTCATTGGCGGCACCTCGATGGCGGTAGCTGCGCAGACCTTGTTTGCCAGCTATGGGAGAAGCCTCGGATGCAACCTTGAAAAAAGAAGCAGCCGGTTCAGTGCAGGTTCCGGCAGCGCAGTCGGCTCGTTTTTCTCGTTCTTTTCGCTTGTCCCGCTTGGCTGTTGCGGAAGCTGGCTCCTTTTGCTATCTTTTCTTCCGTCAGTCTTTGGCACTGCTGTCTCGGCATTCCTCGTTGACTATTCAAAACCGCTTTCCTACGTCGCCACGGCGTCGGTGCTGGGCCTGGCAGCCCTCAATGGCGTAAAGCTGTATCGCCGCATATCGAAAATGGCGCCCAGACCTCCGGCTGGCATTGTTAAGCCCCTGGCGATATTGGTTGGTTCTATCGTCCTCTCAGTCGTGGTCATTGCATCAGCAGCCGCCGCTATCTACCAGCAGCAGCTGCTAAGTAATGATGCAACAGCCGCGGCGACAGATGATCGGCCTGCAGCTTTCCTGATGGTGCCGCCAGACAAGATTGTGAATGGAGGCCCTCCACGAGACGGGATCCCGTCGATAGACAACCCAAAGTTTGTTTCAGTGAAAGACGCAAAGCTTGAGGATTCTGACCTTGTGCTCGGGCTTGAAATCAACGGCGACATCAGGGCGTACCCTCTGCGCATCATGGTCTGGCACGAGGTTGTGAACGACCACGTTGGTGGAGTGCCCGTGGCAGTCACATACTGCCCTCTCTGCTTTACCAACCAGGTGTTCAAGCGCACAGTAGGTGATGCTGTAGTGGAATTCGGGACTTCGGGCAAGCTGTACAACAGCAACCTCGTGATGTATGACAGAACTAGCGAGTCGCTCTGGAGCCAGGCGCTCGGGCAGGGAATTGCCGGCAAATATGCGGGGGTGAAGCTAGAGCGGGTTCCGTTTGACCTGGCATACTGGAAAGACTGGAAAGAGCTGCACCTGCAATCAAAGGTACTCTCTCAGGATACAGGTTATGGCCGGCCTTACGGCTCCGACCCGTACGGCGACTATTACACAAGCCCGGACATCCTGTTTCCAGTTTCCCACCGCGACGACAGGCTCGGCTCAAAAGAGATTGTGATTGGGCTTGAAAATTCCGGCACCTTCAAGGCATACAAACTCCAAGACGTGGAAGACAAGCACGTGATTAATGACGAAATTGATGCAAAACCGGTAGCACTGTTCTCCGTCTATTCATTTGGTGCCAGGTTGTTCGACAGAACATTACTGGATGATGATGATAATGATGGCGATGGCAAGGTTGTTCTGGACTTTCGGTACCAGGATGGCAAGATTATGGACGCACAGACGTCAAGCGTGTGGGACTTTGACGGGAGGGCAATCGAAGGGCCGCTGAAGGGCAAGCAACTGAGTCGCCTTCCATTTGACGAAGGGTTCTGGTTTGAATGGGCGGCATTCCACCCAGAGACAGAGCTTCATAGCTGA